In Archocentrus centrarchus isolate MPI-CPG fArcCen1 chromosome 16, fArcCen1, whole genome shotgun sequence, a single window of DNA contains:
- the ecm1b gene encoding extracellular matrix protein 1 isoform X1 has product MKTVRSTMGSTWALVCSTALVLVLQSSTSRGHNITQQRVVTFDIAELMPEMERIPLQKEVDLSHFFNPEEFPIEQVMVSPPQPPLKETGQPSFRPRSFSSLPVPSYHVQFPLGRPTSDNLQAICDHSDHRPRYPPSFFPASGFGVDKLRADAVNDAEAWLSTCCKGIQMWEREVTLCCATQAWEWSVKKYCEEDLSIKHPWYHCCKLTDNSRLKCFSDDAPNPNYGPTEELPVQPLPSTTEFNFDQNACPRTQVTLYRSRSNRRRKVTKSSAPPKTDISFPPGRPTADTIESVCRNQKLRPLYTIKSLPGSGNEMLARQAKAINRIEKGFKQCCKNKKSALNCADQKWREELNKFCLAENGGQVNYPCCSEQSDQYSCFQQMSPDPYYNVTSAPEVLSLSKICDTYKIIKKRFPVGFPLKGFVTQCCPLSEQEKTACFTRLLQEMSQKLCVSRKATPTTVRRCCKLPSQETPECISKILMDALTKAANFLSQKKRKRCLIS; this is encoded by the exons AGATGGAGAGAATCCCCTTGCAGAAAGAAGTGGACTTGTCACATTTCTTTAACCCTGAGG AGTTTCCAATAGAGCAGGTGATGGTGTCTCCACCACAGCCTCCCCTGAAGGAGACAG GTCAACCAAGTTTTAGGCCTCGTTCTTTTAGTAGTCTTCCAGTGCCATCTTATCACGTTCAGTTTCCTCTCGGCCGACCAACGTCCGACAATCTCCAAGCCATCTGTGACCACAGCGACCATCGTCCACGCTACCCGCCATCCTTCTTTCCCGCCTCTGGTTTTGGAGTGGACAAGTTGAGGGCCGATGCTGTCAATGATGCAGAGGCCTGGTTGAGCACATGCTGCAAAGGGATCCAGATGTGGGAGAGGGAAGTGACCCTGTGTTGCGCCACACAGGCA TGGGAGTGGTCAGTTAAAAAGTACTGTGAGGAGGACCTTTCAATAAAGCATCCTTGGTATCACTGCTGTAAACTCACTGACAACAGTAGGCTGAAGTGCTTCAGCGACGATGCTCCAAACCCAAATTATGGGCCAACAGAGGAACTGCCAGTGCAGCCGCTTCCCTCTACCACTGAATTCAACTTTGACCAGAATGCTTGCCCAAG GACACAGGTCACTCTCTATCGTAGCAGATCAAACAGAAGAAGGAAGGTGACGAAATCATCTGCTCCCCCAAAAACTGACATCAGCTTTCCTCCTGGACGGCCAACCGCAGATACCATTGAATCCGTGTGTCGTAACCAGAAGCTTCGCCCCCTCTACACCATCAAGTCCCTCCCAGGTTCAGGCAATGAGATGCTGGCTCGTCAGGCAAAGGCCATTAATCGTATAGAAAAGGGATTCAAACAATGCTGCAAAAATAAGAAGAGTGCGCTCAACTGTGCTGACCAGAAG TGGCGTGAGGAGCTGAACAAGTTCTGCTTGGCTGAAAATGGTGGACAGGTGAATTACCCCTGTTGTTCGGAGCAAAGTGATCAATACAGCTGTTTCCAGCAGATGTCTCCAGACCCTTATTATAATGTGACTTCTGCTCCTGAAGTGCTCTCACTGAGCAAAATATGTGACACTTACAAAATCATCAAGAAGAG ATTCCCTGTTGGGTTTCCCCTTAAGGGCTTTGTGACACAATGCTGCCCCCTGTCTGAACAAGAGAAGACCGCTTGCTTTACGCGACTG CTTCAGGAAATGTCACAGAAACTGTGTGTATCAAGGAAGGCTACTCCCACTACTGTCCGCCGCTGCTGCAAACTGCCCTCACAAGAGACTCCAGAGTGCATCTCCAAAATTCTCATGGATGCCCTCACCAAAGCAGCCAACTTCTTAagccagaagaagaggaaaaggtgCCTTATCTCCTAA
- the ecm1b gene encoding extracellular matrix protein 1 isoform X2 has product MKTVRSTMGSTWALVCSTALVLVLQSSTSRGHNITQQRVVTFDIAELMPEMERIPLQKEVDLSHFFNPEEFPIEQVMVSPPQPPLKETGQPSFRPRSFSSLPVPSYHVQFPLGRPTSDNLQAICDHSDHRPRYPPSFFPASGFGVDKLRADAVNDAEAWLSTCCKGIQMWEREVTLCCATQAWEWSVKKYCEEDLSIKHPWYHCCKLTDNSRLKCFSDDAPNPNYGPTEELPVQPLPSTTEFNFDQNACPSRSNRRRKVTKSSAPPKTDISFPPGRPTADTIESVCRNQKLRPLYTIKSLPGSGNEMLARQAKAINRIEKGFKQCCKNKKSALNCADQKWREELNKFCLAENGGQVNYPCCSEQSDQYSCFQQMSPDPYYNVTSAPEVLSLSKICDTYKIIKKRFPVGFPLKGFVTQCCPLSEQEKTACFTRLLQEMSQKLCVSRKATPTTVRRCCKLPSQETPECISKILMDALTKAANFLSQKKRKRCLIS; this is encoded by the exons AGATGGAGAGAATCCCCTTGCAGAAAGAAGTGGACTTGTCACATTTCTTTAACCCTGAGG AGTTTCCAATAGAGCAGGTGATGGTGTCTCCACCACAGCCTCCCCTGAAGGAGACAG GTCAACCAAGTTTTAGGCCTCGTTCTTTTAGTAGTCTTCCAGTGCCATCTTATCACGTTCAGTTTCCTCTCGGCCGACCAACGTCCGACAATCTCCAAGCCATCTGTGACCACAGCGACCATCGTCCACGCTACCCGCCATCCTTCTTTCCCGCCTCTGGTTTTGGAGTGGACAAGTTGAGGGCCGATGCTGTCAATGATGCAGAGGCCTGGTTGAGCACATGCTGCAAAGGGATCCAGATGTGGGAGAGGGAAGTGACCCTGTGTTGCGCCACACAGGCA TGGGAGTGGTCAGTTAAAAAGTACTGTGAGGAGGACCTTTCAATAAAGCATCCTTGGTATCACTGCTGTAAACTCACTGACAACAGTAGGCTGAAGTGCTTCAGCGACGATGCTCCAAACCCAAATTATGGGCCAACAGAGGAACTGCCAGTGCAGCCGCTTCCCTCTACCACTGAATTCAACTTTGACCAGAATGCTTGCCCAAG CAGATCAAACAGAAGAAGGAAGGTGACGAAATCATCTGCTCCCCCAAAAACTGACATCAGCTTTCCTCCTGGACGGCCAACCGCAGATACCATTGAATCCGTGTGTCGTAACCAGAAGCTTCGCCCCCTCTACACCATCAAGTCCCTCCCAGGTTCAGGCAATGAGATGCTGGCTCGTCAGGCAAAGGCCATTAATCGTATAGAAAAGGGATTCAAACAATGCTGCAAAAATAAGAAGAGTGCGCTCAACTGTGCTGACCAGAAG TGGCGTGAGGAGCTGAACAAGTTCTGCTTGGCTGAAAATGGTGGACAGGTGAATTACCCCTGTTGTTCGGAGCAAAGTGATCAATACAGCTGTTTCCAGCAGATGTCTCCAGACCCTTATTATAATGTGACTTCTGCTCCTGAAGTGCTCTCACTGAGCAAAATATGTGACACTTACAAAATCATCAAGAAGAG ATTCCCTGTTGGGTTTCCCCTTAAGGGCTTTGTGACACAATGCTGCCCCCTGTCTGAACAAGAGAAGACCGCTTGCTTTACGCGACTG CTTCAGGAAATGTCACAGAAACTGTGTGTATCAAGGAAGGCTACTCCCACTACTGTCCGCCGCTGCTGCAAACTGCCCTCACAAGAGACTCCAGAGTGCATCTCCAAAATTCTCATGGATGCCCTCACCAAAGCAGCCAACTTCTTAagccagaagaagaggaaaaggtgCCTTATCTCCTAA